A genomic window from Pseudomonadales bacterium includes:
- a CDS encoding Bax inhibitor-1/YccA family protein, giving the protein MAEHPTSSLRTAPRSAAVEINRVLRNTYLLLGMTLAFSAVVAGVSLTLNLPHPGIIPWLIGFFALLFIVHKTANSSWGLLSVFAFTGFLGYGLGPILNMYLGLPNGGTLVSSALGTTAFAFVGLSAYALITRKDFGFLSGFLMVGFFVLMGAVLLSLFVDLSAFQVAISAGFVLFASAAILWQTSAIIHGGETNYILATVTLYVSIYNLLLSLLHIFGALGDD; this is encoded by the coding sequence ATGGCTGAACATCCCACGAGTTCTCTCCGTACGGCACCGCGCAGCGCGGCGGTCGAGATCAACAGAGTTCTGCGTAACACCTATCTTCTGCTCGGTATGACCCTGGCTTTCAGTGCAGTCGTGGCTGGTGTCTCCCTGACATTGAATCTGCCCCATCCGGGCATCATTCCCTGGCTGATCGGTTTCTTCGCCCTGCTGTTCATCGTGCACAAGACGGCAAACAGTTCCTGGGGCCTGCTGTCGGTATTCGCCTTCACAGGATTTCTGGGCTATGGGCTCGGTCCGATACTCAACATGTATCTGGGGCTGCCGAACGGCGGCACCCTGGTGAGTTCGGCGCTGGGGACCACCGCCTTCGCCTTCGTTGGTCTGTCGGCTTATGCGCTGATCACCCGCAAGGACTTCGGTTTCCTGTCAGGCTTCCTGATGGTGGGTTTCTTCGTGCTGATGGGCGCGGTGCTGCTGAGCCTGTTCGTCGATCTGAGCGCCTTCCAGGTGGCCATTTCCGCGGGCTTCGTGCTGTTTGCCTCGGCAGCCATTCTCTGGCAGACCAGCGCGATCATTCACGGCGGAGAGACCAACTACATTCTCGCCACCGTGACCCTGTACGTGTCGATCTATAACCTGCTGCTGTCGCTGCTGCACATCTTCGGCGCACTGGGCGACGATTGA
- a CDS encoding peroxiredoxin: MRHHHTNLVACAGLLLILAVSSSAFASTLAVGDRAPDFELQGSDGQTYRLSDFRGREAVVLAWFPKAYTSGCTIECKSLAQNGHLLRKYAVSYFMASVDPLADNVGFAKEQNADFPLLSDPEKTVAAAYGVLTARGYAARHTFYIDVDGNIAAIDTAVRPETSAEDMAATLGRLGVARR; this comes from the coding sequence ATGCGCCATCACCACACGAACCTCGTTGCCTGCGCCGGCCTGCTGCTGATCCTGGCCGTTTCGAGTTCCGCCTTTGCCTCCACCCTGGCCGTTGGCGATCGGGCGCCGGACTTCGAACTGCAGGGTTCGGATGGCCAGACCTACCGATTGTCTGACTTCCGTGGTAGGGAGGCAGTGGTGCTGGCCTGGTTTCCGAAAGCCTATACCAGTGGTTGTACCATAGAGTGCAAATCCCTTGCGCAGAACGGCCATCTGCTGCGCAAATATGCGGTCAGCTACTTCATGGCGAGTGTGGATCCGCTGGCAGACAACGTCGGCTTTGCGAAGGAGCAGAACGCGGACTTTCCGCTGCTCAGCGACCCGGAGAAGACGGTCGCTGCGGCCTACGGCGTGCTGACTGCGCGGGGCTACGCCGCCCGGCATACCTTCTACATTGATGTCGATGGCAACATCGCCGCCATCGATACCGCCGTGCGTCCTGAAACTTCCGCCGAAGATATGGCGGCGACTCTGGGTCGCCTCGGTGTCGCCCGCCGCTGA
- a CDS encoding TonB-dependent receptor has translation MLCASIAPAIGEEGAIEEIVVTGSYIKRSTADSPSPLTVIDRAQIEQTGAIEVADIVNRMTFNSGSTNQTNAFSGGDNSTGQTNINLRNLGLGSTLVLINGKRYAKTSTDSGGNAYVNTSTLIPSIAIGRVEVVKDGASALYGSDAVAGVVNFITRNDFDGMELSLDGRTDQETRKQDDVTFSGIWGITGERGSFVASAEYLDRKPLQIDDRYSDFGGTGLSTLGNPGSFSPIGLGASAALVAPAYVVGGGGLGDIDCDLAASQHRQSFRSPVSGTPLAGSALEANNGCIYDFSPFFALVGEETRFLSHVSGEFDVSDSLQVYGEMSYADQNFTRENSMFPLVRFPVLPASHPGLQADLARRDANLVAAGSPLAGVLTTPGNVGGAVFFGRPLGFTPDDTGSDIRPIDTDTREFGETYRAILGMRGDLPFGDSWTFDTSFTRSQRNQSTRGTDTNQQNLLNAISGFGGANCNPNLAGSVPGSGNAGNIAAGRECYYYNPFFSGFFAPDGTPQSDPMLANPRALYEWMIGEFRTGAETTQLVWDFVATGDVLTLPNGQTVGMAAGLQWRNDEQSVEIDDTSNDGGFSFIYGGTNWDGKENTYAAFLEFAIPLTDRLELQLAGRYEKFDEIDQDSFDPKLTALWMATDSLTVRGSLGTSYRVGSLLQTNGFSTQLINIADPFSGAGLAFRPEIAQGNTELKPESAFVWNVGLSWAPIEGALEGLSVDLDYYSYDYDDLIARPGTSTLINQDIASRCPQGLNNGTDPSRPNCGIQAAGTPLAGQIAFDPNGGPGIPDQIIRDQFGNYLRAEPTFLNAQELKTSGMDFNIGYEWDAGNYGLLKAGVAASWTREYEITDINGDTFDGAGKRNIGTTIGRSLPEWKVNYSLSWLKDRHSVFALVRYIHSYKDDQAVQRSSTGDPLCVGSCLRAVNFGISDLLDDKVDSFTTLDLQYSYELPAWGVQAEGSRVTIGGVNVTNETPPKLNFDGGFDPFVHDARGAMWYARYTMQL, from the coding sequence ATGCTGTGTGCGAGTATCGCACCGGCGATAGGCGAAGAAGGCGCAATTGAAGAGATCGTAGTCACCGGATCATACATAAAACGCAGTACTGCAGATTCGCCTTCACCTCTAACTGTGATTGACCGAGCTCAAATCGAACAGACTGGCGCGATAGAGGTTGCAGACATTGTCAACCGTATGACTTTCAATTCAGGTTCAACCAATCAGACCAACGCATTTTCGGGTGGCGACAATTCGACCGGACAAACGAACATCAACCTCCGAAACCTGGGATTAGGTTCCACACTCGTCCTGATCAACGGCAAGCGTTACGCGAAAACCAGCACGGATTCGGGCGGAAATGCGTATGTCAATACCTCCACGCTGATTCCGTCTATCGCAATCGGTCGAGTGGAAGTAGTCAAAGACGGCGCCTCCGCCCTTTATGGCTCAGACGCAGTCGCAGGTGTTGTCAACTTTATTACACGCAATGACTTCGATGGCATGGAGCTCAGCCTGGACGGCCGGACGGACCAGGAAACTCGAAAGCAGGACGATGTGACCTTCTCCGGTATCTGGGGTATCACTGGTGAGCGTGGCAGTTTCGTAGCATCCGCAGAATATCTGGATCGCAAGCCGCTGCAGATTGACGACCGTTATAGCGACTTCGGTGGCACGGGTCTCTCTACTCTCGGGAACCCAGGCAGCTTTTCGCCAATCGGACTCGGAGCCAGTGCGGCGTTAGTGGCACCTGCATACGTAGTCGGTGGCGGGGGTCTCGGAGATATCGATTGCGATCTGGCAGCCAGCCAGCACCGGCAGTCTTTTCGTTCACCCGTATCCGGGACGCCCTTAGCGGGCAGTGCTCTCGAAGCCAACAATGGCTGTATCTATGACTTCTCACCATTTTTCGCTCTGGTGGGCGAAGAAACACGATTTCTAAGTCATGTTTCCGGAGAGTTCGATGTAAGTGACTCCCTGCAGGTTTATGGGGAAATGTCCTATGCGGACCAAAATTTCACCCGAGAGAATTCCATGTTCCCACTCGTTCGCTTCCCGGTCCTCCCGGCAAGCCATCCCGGGTTGCAGGCGGACCTTGCTCGAAGAGATGCAAATCTGGTCGCCGCCGGCTCCCCGCTTGCCGGAGTTCTGACAACACCAGGAAACGTGGGTGGTGCTGTGTTCTTCGGTCGCCCGCTCGGTTTCACTCCGGATGACACCGGATCCGACATCCGGCCGATCGATACTGATACTCGCGAGTTTGGCGAGACATACCGTGCGATTCTTGGTATGCGTGGTGATTTGCCTTTCGGCGACAGCTGGACTTTCGATACTTCTTTCACCCGTAGCCAGCGAAATCAATCAACCCGTGGTACAGACACTAATCAGCAGAACCTGTTGAACGCAATAAGTGGATTCGGTGGAGCAAACTGTAATCCCAATCTTGCCGGGTCGGTACCGGGCAGTGGCAACGCAGGCAATATCGCCGCAGGTCGGGAGTGCTACTACTACAACCCATTCTTCAGCGGCTTCTTCGCACCGGATGGCACGCCTCAAAGTGACCCCATGCTTGCGAACCCTCGTGCACTGTACGAATGGATGATCGGCGAGTTCCGCACCGGAGCTGAAACTACACAGCTGGTCTGGGATTTCGTGGCGACCGGCGATGTGCTCACCCTGCCGAACGGGCAGACAGTCGGCATGGCTGCCGGGTTGCAGTGGCGCAATGACGAGCAATCCGTCGAGATCGATGATACTTCCAACGATGGTGGTTTCTCTTTCATTTATGGTGGCACGAACTGGGATGGGAAAGAAAATACTTATGCAGCATTTCTGGAGTTTGCGATTCCGCTCACGGACAGGTTGGAACTGCAACTTGCCGGCCGCTACGAAAAGTTTGACGAGATTGACCAGGATTCGTTTGACCCCAAACTCACCGCCTTGTGGATGGCGACAGATAGTCTGACTGTGCGAGGATCTCTTGGTACCTCATATCGTGTGGGGTCGCTGCTGCAAACCAACGGTTTCTCCACTCAACTGATCAACATCGCAGATCCTTTCTCAGGCGCAGGTTTAGCGTTTCGGCCCGAGATCGCTCAGGGCAATACAGAACTCAAACCTGAATCGGCCTTCGTGTGGAACGTGGGATTGTCCTGGGCGCCAATTGAAGGGGCTCTGGAGGGATTGTCCGTCGATCTCGACTACTACAGCTACGATTACGACGACCTGATCGCTCGACCAGGTACCTCTACATTGATCAATCAGGATATCGCTTCACGTTGTCCTCAAGGTCTTAACAACGGTACCGATCCAAGTCGACCGAACTGTGGAATACAGGCTGCAGGCACGCCGCTCGCAGGCCAGATCGCCTTCGATCCAAATGGCGGGCCCGGCATTCCAGACCAGATAATCCGTGATCAGTTCGGCAACTATCTCAGAGCCGAGCCGACGTTTTTGAACGCACAGGAACTGAAAACATCTGGTATGGATTTCAATATCGGATATGAATGGGACGCCGGAAACTATGGCCTCCTGAAGGCTGGAGTTGCCGCCAGCTGGACAAGGGAGTACGAAATCACAGATATAAATGGCGATACTTTCGATGGCGCCGGCAAGCGCAATATCGGTACCACTATCGGCCGCTCACTGCCTGAATGGAAGGTAAACTACTCCCTCAGCTGGCTGAAGGATCGCCATAGTGTGTTCGCCCTGGTACGGTACATCCACAGCTATAAGGACGATCAAGCGGTCCAGCGTAGCTCGACAGGTGATCCTCTCTGCGTCGGAAGCTGTTTGCGGGCGGTTAACTTCGGCATTTCTGATTTGCTGGACGACAAGGTCGACAGCTTCACTACGCTGGATCTACAGTACAGCTACGAGTTGCCTGCTTGGGGCGTACAGGCGGAAGGAAGCCGGGTTACCATTGGCGGTGTAAACGTCACCAATGAAACCCCACCGAAGCTCAACTTTGATGGTGGATTCGACCCGTTTGTGCACGATGCCCGTGGCGCGATGTGGTATGCACGCTACACAATGCAGCTCTAA
- a CDS encoding ATP-binding protein, whose amino-acid sequence MSAVDRLIDGMPELQRGLLMLSNLQGPEYLQKCAEWLQQALGVHTVSIGELDGPDVDRIRILGFASRTAGERPASYGLQGTPCLEVISRGQPHCLVNDASAAYPQDKGFRDKSIVSYAGLPLRDGFGRLFGLVCAFDDKPQSAPEDTLALLEWLTPRLGREAGVLRTQRNILNSVRWMATSSSEQVFTHAVAHLCEVLQVTTAFLIENSDEDPSSGVVRALLHRGNRLVDYEGTRVEYSGRPFAQLSSEDRVCIPEGLPERYPGWGMVHRLGVQSLIVYGMRHPNGQPIGSLGVGHTRTLEPGVIESPVFSLYIARVAAELARLRDERERLEMERVLSVKHKMESLGLMAGHIAHDFNNLLMAILGNANLASEVLDAASPARRFIDNIESASLAAGEIVGQLLDYAGRKPSKPMLVEVSELVSSASALVELSHYPSARVVYELQPDLPRVETDPSQLQQVIVNLVLNAAEALGGKPGRIRIRTDLVTLQARQIGRLIQGRDLHPGRYVCISVTDDGVGIEEAALNRIFDPFFTSKKEGRGLGLSAVRGYVESSGGGLAISSRVGAGTSVRLYLQPV is encoded by the coding sequence GTGTCAGCCGTAGACAGACTCATCGACGGGATGCCGGAATTGCAGCGTGGACTGCTCATGCTCTCCAACCTGCAGGGGCCGGAGTATCTGCAGAAGTGTGCCGAGTGGCTGCAGCAGGCGCTCGGCGTACATACCGTCTCTATCGGCGAACTTGACGGTCCGGATGTCGATCGTATCCGGATCCTTGGTTTTGCCAGCAGAACTGCGGGTGAAAGGCCAGCGAGCTATGGGCTGCAGGGCACACCCTGTCTTGAAGTGATCAGCAGGGGACAGCCTCATTGTCTCGTCAATGATGCCTCCGCCGCCTATCCTCAGGATAAGGGCTTCCGGGACAAATCCATCGTCAGTTACGCAGGGCTGCCGCTGCGGGACGGCTTCGGCCGGCTGTTCGGTCTCGTCTGCGCATTCGATGACAAACCGCAATCCGCGCCGGAGGACACTCTGGCACTGCTGGAATGGCTGACACCGCGACTGGGAAGAGAAGCCGGCGTACTGCGCACACAGCGCAATATTCTCAACTCTGTGCGCTGGATGGCCACCAGCTCGAGTGAGCAGGTTTTCACCCATGCGGTCGCTCACCTGTGTGAAGTGCTGCAGGTGACCACAGCCTTTCTGATCGAGAACAGTGATGAGGATCCATCATCAGGTGTGGTGCGCGCGCTGTTGCATAGAGGCAACAGACTCGTCGACTATGAAGGCACCCGGGTCGAGTATTCGGGAAGACCGTTTGCGCAGCTGAGCAGCGAAGATCGGGTGTGCATTCCCGAGGGGCTGCCGGAGCGATACCCGGGCTGGGGCATGGTGCACAGGCTCGGGGTTCAGAGTCTGATCGTCTATGGCATGCGGCATCCGAATGGCCAGCCGATCGGGAGTCTCGGTGTGGGGCACACGAGGACTCTGGAGCCAGGGGTGATCGAATCCCCCGTCTTCTCGCTGTACATCGCGCGTGTGGCGGCGGAGCTTGCCCGCCTGCGAGACGAAAGAGAGCGCCTTGAAATGGAGCGGGTGCTCAGTGTCAAGCACAAGATGGAAAGTCTCGGGCTCATGGCAGGCCACATCGCTCATGATTTCAACAATCTGCTGATGGCCATCCTGGGTAACGCCAACCTGGCCTCCGAGGTTCTCGATGCGGCGAGCCCGGCACGACGCTTTATCGACAATATCGAATCCGCCTCGCTGGCCGCGGGCGAGATCGTCGGTCAGCTCCTCGACTACGCCGGAAGAAAACCCTCGAAACCGATGCTGGTGGAGGTGAGCGAGCTGGTGAGCAGTGCCAGTGCCCTGGTAGAGCTGTCCCATTACCCTTCCGCCCGCGTCGTCTATGAACTGCAACCAGACCTGCCTCGAGTAGAAACAGATCCTTCCCAGCTGCAGCAGGTGATAGTGAATCTGGTGCTCAACGCAGCAGAAGCGCTCGGTGGTAAACCCGGGCGGATTCGCATCAGAACCGATCTGGTGACGCTGCAGGCGCGGCAGATCGGGCGGCTCATACAGGGCCGCGACCTGCATCCCGGGCGCTACGTGTGCATCTCGGTGACCGATGATGGTGTGGGGATCGAAGAGGCAGCGCTGAATCGGATATTCGATCCATTCTTCACCAGCAAGAAGGAAGGCAGGGGTCTGGGACTCTCCGCGGTGCGGGGATATGTCGAGAGCAGTGGTGGCGGGCTGGCGATTTCGAGCCGCGTTGGCGCGGGTACTTCGGTGCGGCTGTATTTACAGCCTGTGTAA
- a CDS encoding serine hydrolase domain-containing protein: MTRTAAWMAGILCLTSASAAFTEDAVGQTDDIGRFEAYLDGVMAAQFTDYRLAGMTFALVRNGRLVFSKGYGHADLAAAVRVDPARHLFRPGSVSKLVTWTAVMQLVEQGRLDLQADVSQYVPQFEIPNAFGVPLTLTHIMTHTPGLEDGAAGFLFADEPTDLVPLAESLAAHIPAQVRAPGTFASYSNWASALAGLIVANVTGRAFEDYVRTEIFEPLGMQHATFEEPLPADLAEDFAQGYVLKYEGLEPFGFEYIHNFGPAGALSASAEDMSRFLIAHLQDGAYGGRRILREETARLMHARLFAHHPDVAGMAHGFYEIRRNGERFIGHGGDTIAFHSELVMQPETDFGFFLSFNAAEGAMARTAVTDAVLDYFYPGHPERLPAFPAAPLEGSAARIAAVVGAYRLNRRSYTQLEGITGLGGDLSVVPAGPGEISIPVPRFGGRFIEVAPYVFREQGRQELLVFETSPSGQVQRALIGSLPVMVADRLSFPHRASTHQLIIALALLASLFVVINAIRNRGRQALQGAAAHAKTAMVGAAVVNLLFPIGLVAVFAGVDFNALIFDFPPAGTGAVLVLPLLTALCTLICLALLVPVWRAPQCSIWQRVRYTWVTLLFTLLVLVMWYWNLLGWNY; this comes from the coding sequence ATGACCCGAACAGCAGCATGGATGGCAGGCATTCTCTGTCTGACTTCTGCATCGGCGGCATTCACTGAAGATGCTGTCGGGCAGACAGACGACATCGGCCGCTTCGAGGCATACCTGGACGGTGTGATGGCCGCTCAGTTCACCGACTACCGGCTCGCGGGTATGACCTTTGCCCTGGTGCGGAACGGCCGCCTGGTGTTTTCCAAAGGCTACGGGCATGCGGATCTGGCCGCGGCTGTACGGGTCGATCCCGCTCGCCATCTGTTCCGGCCCGGTTCGGTTTCCAAGCTGGTCACCTGGACCGCCGTGATGCAGCTCGTGGAGCAGGGCAGACTGGATCTGCAGGCGGATGTCAGTCAGTACGTTCCCCAGTTCGAAATCCCCAATGCGTTTGGGGTGCCCCTCACGCTGACGCACATCATGACCCACACCCCCGGTCTCGAAGACGGTGCCGCCGGCTTTCTCTTTGCGGATGAGCCGACAGACCTCGTCCCGCTGGCCGAGTCGCTGGCCGCACATATCCCGGCTCAGGTCCGGGCGCCGGGCACTTTCGCCTCCTACAGCAACTGGGCGAGTGCGCTGGCCGGACTGATCGTCGCAAACGTCACCGGGAGGGCTTTCGAAGACTATGTGCGCACAGAGATCTTCGAGCCCCTCGGCATGCAGCACGCTACCTTCGAAGAACCCCTGCCGGCGGACCTCGCCGAAGATTTCGCCCAGGGTTATGTGCTCAAGTACGAGGGGCTGGAACCCTTCGGCTTCGAATACATCCACAACTTCGGACCCGCCGGAGCGCTCTCCGCCAGCGCCGAGGATATGAGCCGCTTCCTGATTGCCCATCTGCAGGACGGTGCCTATGGCGGTAGGCGAATCCTTCGTGAAGAGACAGCCCGGCTGATGCACGCGCGGCTGTTTGCCCATCACCCGGATGTCGCGGGTATGGCCCACGGGTTCTACGAGATCCGGCGCAACGGCGAGCGTTTCATCGGCCATGGTGGCGACACCATTGCCTTCCACTCGGAACTGGTAATGCAGCCTGAGACGGATTTCGGCTTCTTCCTGTCCTTCAATGCCGCGGAAGGGGCCATGGCCCGCACTGCGGTGACCGATGCCGTGCTCGACTACTTCTACCCGGGTCATCCTGAGCGACTGCCCGCCTTCCCGGCTGCCCCCCTCGAAGGCAGTGCAGCAAGGATCGCGGCCGTCGTGGGCGCCTATCGTTTGAACCGTCGCTCCTACACGCAGCTTGAAGGTATCACCGGGCTGGGCGGTGACCTGTCGGTGGTACCGGCAGGTCCAGGTGAAATTTCCATTCCGGTGCCGCGCTTTGGTGGCCGGTTTATCGAAGTAGCCCCCTACGTTTTCCGTGAGCAGGGACGGCAGGAATTGCTGGTATTCGAAACGAGCCCCTCCGGGCAGGTGCAGCGTGCCCTGATCGGCTCATTGCCGGTCATGGTGGCCGATCGCCTGTCGTTTCCGCACCGGGCCAGCACCCATCAGCTGATCATTGCGCTGGCGCTGCTGGCCAGCCTCTTCGTGGTGATCAATGCCATCCGCAATCGCGGCCGGCAGGCGCTTCAGGGCGCCGCAGCGCACGCGAAAACTGCAATGGTCGGCGCCGCGGTTGTGAATCTGCTTTTCCCGATCGGCCTGGTCGCCGTCTTTGCTGGCGTTGATTTCAACGCGCTGATTTTTGACTTTCCGCCCGCCGGAACCGGTGCTGTGCTGGTGCTGCCACTGCTGACCGCGCTGTGCACACTGATCTGCCTGGCGCTGCTGGTTCCGGTCTGGCGGGCACCCCAGTGCAGCATCTGGCAGCGCGTGCGCTACACCTGGGTGACGCTGCTCTTTACCCTGCTGGTCCTGGTCATGTGGTACTGGAACCTTCTGGGCTGGAATTACTGA
- a CDS encoding Na+/H+ antiporter NhaC family protein, with protein MSAHLNSPITRWSMLGLAVFLLLIWVSRPESTGEHYGLWSLLPALTTIVICFATRHVILALLVGVVVGGLVMGRINIIDAFLVPALGTENYAQILLVYLWALGGLLGLWNRNGGATYFARTVARRFVRGRVSAKTFAWILGLIFHQGGTISTVLTGTTVKPVADQHKVAHEELAYVVDSTASPVATLIPFNVWPIYVAGLITIDSLAETVPDQETAIGFFIAAIPFNFYGWIAVSMTLLFALDRLPLLNTPMRKVVERVTSTGALDAPGAQPVAAAELTNARVIEGYQTSMLDFLAPILTLMGFCILPWVMGGSPMVFEGFGLAVVASAVVSVIKGMPVGAVFDAIVSGIKGVTVGAIVLGLAVTLGAVSDQLGTSGFVIDAVGGWMSEVPFVLPALLVAVCMIIAFSIGSSWGTYAVVFPVALPLVLALSADPTYFLLCFGAIVGGATFGDQCSPISDTTILSALACGSDLMDHVNTQLPLAMIAAGLAVVLYLVFGYLLLS; from the coding sequence GTGTCTGCCCATCTGAACAGCCCCATCACCCGCTGGAGCATGCTCGGTCTTGCCGTGTTTCTGCTGCTCATCTGGGTCAGCCGTCCGGAATCCACGGGCGAACATTACGGGCTCTGGTCGCTGCTGCCTGCGCTGACCACCATCGTCATCTGCTTCGCTACCCGACATGTGATCCTGGCGCTGCTGGTGGGCGTAGTCGTGGGCGGTCTGGTGATGGGTCGGATCAACATCATCGATGCCTTCCTGGTACCCGCGCTGGGTACCGAGAACTATGCGCAGATCCTGCTTGTTTACCTCTGGGCACTCGGTGGCCTGCTCGGCCTGTGGAACCGTAATGGCGGGGCTACCTATTTCGCCCGCACCGTGGCCAGGCGCTTCGTGCGCGGTCGGGTCAGCGCAAAAACTTTTGCCTGGATTCTGGGACTGATCTTCCATCAGGGGGGCACCATCAGCACGGTGCTCACCGGCACCACGGTGAAGCCGGTGGCCGATCAGCACAAAGTGGCTCATGAGGAGCTTGCGTATGTGGTCGACTCCACGGCATCCCCCGTCGCCACACTGATTCCTTTCAACGTCTGGCCGATCTACGTGGCCGGCCTGATTACCATCGACAGCCTGGCGGAGACTGTCCCGGATCAGGAGACGGCCATCGGCTTCTTTATTGCCGCGATTCCCTTCAACTTCTACGGGTGGATCGCGGTGAGCATGACCCTGCTCTTTGCACTGGATCGATTGCCTCTGCTGAACACGCCCATGCGCAAGGTGGTGGAGCGTGTCACCAGCACCGGTGCGCTGGATGCGCCGGGTGCCCAGCCGGTCGCGGCCGCCGAGCTCACGAATGCGCGGGTGATCGAGGGATACCAGACCTCGATGCTCGATTTTCTCGCCCCGATCCTGACCCTGATGGGCTTCTGCATCCTGCCCTGGGTGATGGGCGGCTCGCCGATGGTTTTCGAAGGCTTCGGCCTGGCGGTGGTAGCCAGCGCGGTTGTGAGTGTGATCAAGGGGATGCCGGTGGGCGCTGTGTTTGATGCCATCGTCAGTGGCATCAAGGGGGTCACGGTGGGGGCGATCGTGCTCGGTCTGGCGGTAACCCTGGGTGCGGTGTCGGATCAGCTCGGCACGTCCGGTTTTGTCATCGATGCTGTGGGCGGCTGGATGAGTGAGGTTCCCTTCGTGTTGCCGGCACTGCTGGTCGCGGTGTGTATGATCATCGCCTTCTCCATCGGCTCGTCCTGGGGCACCTACGCGGTGGTGTTCCCGGTCGCCCTGCCTCTGGTTCTCGCCCTGTCCGCGGATCCGACCTACTTCCTGCTCTGCTTCGGCGCCATAGTCGGCGGTGCAACTTTCGGCGATCAGTGCTCGCCGATTTCGGACACCACCATACTTTCCGCTCTGGCCTGCGGCTCCGACCTGATGGATCATGTGAATACCCAGCTGCCCCTGGCCATGATTGCGGCCGGCCTCGCAGTGGTGCTCTATCTGGTGTTCGGCTACCTGCTGCTGTCCTGA
- a CDS encoding glutathione S-transferase family protein — protein MKIYGDLISGNCLKIKYTADFLRLPYEWVPVDIMKGESRTPEFLARNPAGQVPVVELDDGRCIAQSNAIIGYLAEGSALLPGDAYLRAKVYELMFWEQYSHEPYVAVCRFAMLYQGKTREQREGWRVERGEAALNFMEALLAGRSWFVGDSITIADIALLAYTRVAAEGGFDLNTRPAVSAWIQRCEQTLSIKA, from the coding sequence ATGAAAATTTATGGTGATCTGATCTCCGGAAACTGCCTGAAGATCAAATACACGGCCGATTTCCTCAGGCTGCCCTATGAATGGGTGCCCGTGGACATCATGAAAGGCGAATCCCGCACGCCGGAATTTCTGGCGCGCAATCCGGCTGGTCAGGTTCCGGTAGTGGAACTGGACGACGGTCGCTGCATCGCCCAATCCAATGCCATCATCGGCTACCTGGCCGAAGGCAGTGCGCTGCTGCCCGGAGATGCCTATCTGCGGGCGAAGGTTTATGAGCTGATGTTCTGGGAACAGTACAGCCATGAGCCCTACGTGGCCGTCTGCCGCTTCGCGATGCTCTATCAGGGTAAAACCCGGGAGCAGCGGGAGGGCTGGCGGGTCGAGCGTGGCGAAGCTGCGCTGAATTTCATGGAAGCGCTGCTGGCCGGGCGGAGCTGGTTCGTGGGTGATTCCATCACCATCGCGGACATCGCGCTGCTTGCTTATACACGGGTGGCGGCGGAGGGCGGCTTCGATCTCAACACGCGGCCGGCAGTCAGCGCCTGGATTCAACGCTGCGAGCAGACCCTGTCGATCAAGGCCTGA
- the speB gene encoding agmatinase: MPSSDLLGADSNTYGNIFTYLGLPLSRDLGPDVDAVVMGVPYDLGTSGRSGARFGPTGIRQASAQLRWETRRWPWRFALGDLLRVVDYGDLVFENGDSDDMIAQVTAHAERILSASKTLITLGGDHFVTLPLLRTAHRHFGELALLHFDAHTDTEASTTKYYHGAMFYHAENEGLIDPGHSVQIGIRTEYEYETHPYAVLDAVWTNAHSAEEAVARIVETIGDRPVYLSFDIDCLDPAFAPGTGTPVAAGVSTDRIAQIIRGLGGLDIVAIDMMEVAPAYDHAELTSLAAATLVLDALYLLASQRG; this comes from the coding sequence ATGCCTTCATCCGACCTGCTCGGTGCCGACAGCAATACCTACGGCAATATCTTCACTTATCTGGGACTGCCGCTGAGCCGGGACCTCGGTCCGGACGTGGACGCGGTGGTGATGGGGGTGCCCTATGACCTCGGTACCAGCGGCCGATCCGGTGCCCGCTTCGGACCCACGGGTATCCGCCAGGCGTCCGCCCAGCTGCGCTGGGAGACACGGCGCTGGCCCTGGCGCTTTGCGCTGGGAGATCTGCTGCGGGTGGTGGACTACGGAGATCTGGTATTCGAAAACGGCGACAGCGACGACATGATCGCCCAGGTAACCGCCCATGCAGAACGCATCCTCTCGGCTTCGAAAACCCTGATCACACTGGGTGGTGATCACTTCGTGACCCTGCCTCTGCTGCGAACAGCGCATCGGCATTTCGGCGAACTGGCGCTCCTGCACTTCGATGCCCACACCGACACCGAAGCCAGCACCACCAAGTACTACCACGGTGCCATGTTCTATCACGCGGAGAACGAAGGGCTGATCGACCCGGGCCACAGTGTGCAGATCGGCATCCGCACCGAATACGAATATGAAACCCATCCCTATGCGGTACTCGATGCGGTATGGACGAACGCCCACTCCGCGGAAGAGGCGGTTGCGCGCATTGTCGAGACGATCGGCGATCGGCCGGTATACCTGAGTTTCGATATCGACTGCCTCGACCCGGCCTTCGCACCGGGCACCGGCACACCGGTTGCGGCCGGTGTCAGCACCGACAGAATCGCCCAGATCATCCGCGGGCTTGGTGGTCTGGATATCGTGGCCATCGACATGATGGAAGTGGCACCCGCGTACGACCATGCGGAACTGACTTCACTGGCTGCGGCCACACTGGTACTTGATGCGCTTTATCTGCTGGCGAGCCAGCGCGGCTGA